In a single window of the Nitrospirota bacterium genome:
- the fliS gene encoding flagellar export chaperone FliS, with the protein MQNISYAHNAYRSIDIGSLSPLDLIIKLYDGAISFLSKAAVGIEKKDKIAKINYINKTRMILEELLSSLNVEAGGEVALHLQDLYTYMIVELTRANANNSIDKVYHVQDLMRTLKSAWQEIKITNTPVSESYAIKSINSSH; encoded by the coding sequence ATGCAAAACATCTCATATGCTCACAATGCCTATAGAAGCATAGACATTGGTAGCTTATCTCCCCTTGACCTCATAATCAAGCTCTACGACGGAGCTATAAGTTTTTTATCAAAGGCGGCAGTCGGCATTGAAAAAAAGGATAAAATTGCGAAAATTAATTATATAAATAAAACGCGCATGATCTTAGAAGAGCTTCTTTCCTCTTTAAATGTAGAGGCAGGTGGCGAGGTAGCCCTGCATTTGCAAGACCTTTATACATACATGATAGTAGAACTTACACGTGCTAATGCCAATAACTCCATTGATAAGGTTTATCATGTACAAGACCTCATGAGGACATTAAAAAGCGCCTGGCAGGAGATAAAGATTACAAACACTCCCGTGTCGGAGTCGTATGCCATTAAATCAATAAACAGTTCCCACTAA